A stretch of Camelina sativa cultivar DH55 chromosome 18, Cs, whole genome shotgun sequence DNA encodes these proteins:
- the LOC104763655 gene encoding putative F-box/FBD/LRR-repeat protein At5g62970, which translates to MDKIIGFSDDELLVKILSFLPTKDAVSTSILSKPWKFLWMRVPKLDFVEKSMYFSEFYSRYQNPKIGDCETYSIASAKCHRMQCFIDKNLPLHSSPVIKSLKLTFHNKVFQPKDIKLWVEIAISRCVEELSVKVLNGKLNAVAPSSLYICKSLVTLKLKNDIFVDVPHVCSLPSLKTLHLRRVMYADEESLQRLLSNSSVLEDLVLQLCHGDKVRKFAVIIPSLLSLSFEISSECTSDGYIIDTPSLKYFKAIDRSETTSTSTCVIVKNMPKLEEAQVRTGKNIKMLLQPVTSVKRLSLWVKDNNSTAEVAVYGDDFVFNRLEHLYFRACGTFWSKLLFQLLNASPKLRGFTFNDDLLTYDGIMGASVCWKPLHSVPQCLLSSLQTFKWLGYHRSVEGKDLATYILRNSCLLKTATISVERELETKVTFGFRGSPTCNFVFTEQRNYGEGLFW; encoded by the exons ATGGACAAGATCATTGGGTTTTCTGATGATGAATTGCTCGTGAAGATCTTATCGTTTCTTCCAACTAAAGATGCCGTAAGCACAAGCATTTTGTCGAAgccatggaagtttctttggatGCGGGTGCCAAAACTTGACTTCGTTGAAAAAAGCATGTATTTTTCAGAATTTTACTCTCGATATCAGAACCCTAAGATCGGTGACTGCGAAACCTATTCTATAGCTTCGGCAAAATGCCACAGGATGCAGTGTTTTATTGACAAGAATCTGCCATTACATAGCTCTCCCGTCATAAAGAGCTTGAAACTCACGTTTCACAATAAAGTTTTTCAACCTAAAGATATCAAACTGTGGGTTGAAATTGCAATCTCTCGTTGTGTTGAGGAGCTAAGCGTTAAAGTTTTAAACGGAAAACTTAATGCAGTAGCACCGAGTAGCTTGTATATTTGCAAATCACTTGTGACGTTGAAACTAAAGAACGACATTTTCGTGGATGTTCCTCATGTTTGTAGCCTCCCCTCCTTGAAAACTTTGCACCTTCGACGTGTGATGTACGCAGATGAAGAATCTCTTCAACGGCTTTTATCTAATTCCTCTGTTTTGGAAGATCTTGTTCTGCAACTATGTCATGGTGACAAAGTGAGAAAGTTTGCTGTTATCATCCCGTCATTGCTTAGTTTATCCTTTGAAATATCTTCTGAGTGTACTTCTGATGGGTATATCATAGATACTCCTTCTCTGAAGTATTTCAAAGCTATTGATAGAAGTGAAACTACTTCTACTTCCACATGTGTTATAGTGAAGAATATGCCTAAGCTGGAGGAGGCACAGGTACGTACTGGTAAAAATATCAAGATGCTTCTTCAACCTGTCACATCTGTTAAGCGTCTTTCACTGTGGGTAAAAGACAACAACAGTACTGCAGAGGTG GCTGTATATGGTGATGATTTTGTCTTTAATAGGCTTGAGCATCTGTATTTTCGTGCCTGTGGGACATTTTGGTCCAAGTTACTATTCCAATTGCTCAATGCTTCTCCCAAACTACGAGGCTTCACTTTCAAT GATGATCTTCTTACATATGATGGTATTATGGGTGCATCGGTTTGCTGGAAGCCACTGCATAGTGTTCCTCAATGTTTATTGTCGAGTCTCCAGACTTTCAAGTGGTTAGGTTACCATAGATCCGTAGAAGGGAAAGATCTGGCGACATATATCTTGAGAAATTCTTGCTTATTGAAGACTGCAACAATCTCGGTCGAGCGAGAGTTGGAGACGAAGGTGACATTTGGTTTCCGTGGTTCACCCACATGCAACTTCGTATTCACTGAACAGCGGAACTATGGTGAAGGACTTTTTTGGTGA